In a single window of the Zea mays cultivar B73 chromosome 5, Zm-B73-REFERENCE-NAM-5.0, whole genome shotgun sequence genome:
- the LOC100304410 gene encoding Ammonium transporter 3 member 3-like, whose amino-acid sequence MAGGGAAYQSSSASPDWLNKGDNAWQMTSATLVGLQSMPGLVILYGSIVKKKWAINSAFMALYAFAAVWLCWVVWAYNMSFGDRLLPFWGKARPALGQRFLVAQSQLTATAVRYRDGSLEAEMLHPFYPAATMVYFQCVFASITVIILAGSLLGRMDIKAWMAFVPLWITFSYTVSAFSLWGGGFLFQWGVIDYSGGYVIHLSSGIAGLTAAYWVGPRSASDRERFPPNNILLVLAGAGLLWLGWTGFNGGDPYSANIDSSMAVLNTHICASTSLLMWTLLDVFFFGKPSVIGAVQGMITGLVCITPGAGLVQGWAAIVMGILSGSIPWYTMMVLHKKWSFMQRIDDTLGVFHTHAVAGLLGGATTGLFAEPVLCNLFLAIPDSRGAFYGGDGGSQFGKQIAGALFVIGWNIVITSIICVLIGLVLPLRIPDAQLLIGDDAVHGEEAYAIWAEGELNDVTRQDESRHGSVAVGVTQNV is encoded by the exons ATGGCGGGAGGAGGGGCGGCCTACCAGAGCTCGTCGGCGTCGCCGGACTGGCTGAACAAGGGCGACAATGCGTGGCAGATGACGTCCGCGACGCTGGTGGGCCTGCAGAGCATGCCCGGGCTGGTGATCCTGTACGGCAGCATCGTGAAGAAGAAGTGGGCCATCAACTCGGCGTTCATGGCGCTGTACGCCTTCGCCGCCGTCTGGCTCTGCTGGGTGGTGTGGGCCTACAACATGTCGTTCGGCGACCGGCTGCTGCCCTTCTGGGGCAAGGCGAGGCCGGCGCTCGGGCAGCGCTTCCTGGTGGCGCAGTCCCAGCTCACGGCCACCGCCGTGCGGTACCGCGACGGGTCGCTCGAGGCGGAGATGCTCCACCCCTTCTACCCGGCCGCCACCATGGTGTACTTCCAGTGCGTGTTCGCCAGCATCACCGTCATCATCCTCGCCGGCTCGCTGCTGGGCCGCATGGACATCAAGGCCTGGATGGCCTTCGTCCCGCTCTGGATCACCTTCTCCTacaccgtctccgccttctcgcTCTGGGGCGGCGGCTTCCTCTTCCAGTGGGGCGTCATCGACTACTCCGGCGGCTACGTCATCCACCTCTCCTCGGGAATCGCCGGCCTCACCGCCGCTTACTGGGTAGGGCCAAGGTCGGCGTCGGACAGGGAGCGGTTCCCTCCCAACAACATACTGCTGGTGCTGGCGGGGGCAGGCCTGCTGTGGCTCGGATGGACTGGCTTCAACGGCGGCGACCCGTACTCGGCCAACATCGACTCGTCCATGGCGGTGCTCAACACGCACATCTGCGCCTCCACCAGCCTCCTCATGTGGACCCTCCTTGACGTCTTCTTCTTCGGGAAGCCGTCGGTGATCGGTGCTGTGCAGGGCATGATCACCGGCCTTGTGTGCATCACGCCTGGCGCAG GCCTGGTGCAAGGGTGGGCAGCCATTGTCATGGGAATTCTCTCAGGTAGCATCCCCTGGTACACTATGATGGTACTGCACAAGAAATGGTCCTTCATGCAGAGGATCGACGACACCCTCGGCGTATTCCACACCCATGCGGTCGCTGGGCTCCTCGGCGGCGCCACTACTGGACTCTTTGCTGAGCCTGTCCTCTGCAACCTCTTCCTCGCCATCCCGGACTCCAGAGGTGCATTTTATGGTGGTGATGGTGGATCACAGTTTGGGAAGCAGATCGCTGGCGCACTCTTCGTCATTGGCTGGAACATTGTTATCACTTCCATAATCTGTGTTCTTATTGGCCTAGTCCTGCCCCTCCGAATTCCTGATGCACAGCTGCTTATCGGGGATGATGCTGTACATGGTGAGGAGGCGTATGCTATATGGGCAGAAGGCGAGCTCAACGATGTAACCCGCCAAGATGAAAGCAGGCATGGCAGCGTCGCTGTAGGAGTCACACAGAATGTTTGA